One Panicum virgatum strain AP13 chromosome 9K, P.virgatum_v5, whole genome shotgun sequence genomic region harbors:
- the LOC120646931 gene encoding uncharacterized protein LOC120646931 translates to MGYWWERVVLPVRRVWLGVASRFGVRQTGLWRLRQEVSTCEYEDVHVMWKMLSRTTAPAAPAPRRHSRFRQQPRPWGGRFRLCRGF, encoded by the exons ATGGGGTACTGGTGGGAGCGCGTCGTGCTGCCGGTGCGGCGGGTCTGGCTCGGCGTCGCGTCCCGCTTCGGGGTTCGCCAGACAG GGCTGTGGAGGCTGCGGCAGGAGGTGAGCACGTGCGAGTACGAGGACGTGCACGTGATGTGGAAGATGCTGAGCCGCAccaccgcgccggcggcgcccgcgcccaGGCGGCACAGCCGGTTCCGGCAGCAGCCGCGGCCGTGGGGCGGCAGGTTCCGCCTCTGCCGGGGCTTCTAG
- the LOC120646932 gene encoding FAD-linked sulfhydryl oxidase ERV1-like isoform X2 — MPLPGWNPLAPVLQTVAAFSRHLLIAPDAGPDDHRLRPLLSLSPPPPPSPPPEIVTEKDAKAAPLTKEEVGRATWMLLHTIAAQFPDEPTRQQKRDAKELMHIISRIYPCKECADHFKEVLKANPVQAGSQAEFSQWLCYVHNVVNRRIIGKIRSQGQMEEN, encoded by the exons atgcCGCTGCCGGGGTGGAACCCGCTGGCGCCCGTCCTCCAGACCGTCGCCGCCTTCTCCCGCCATCTCCTCATCGCCCCGGACGCTGGCCCTGACGaccaccgcctccgcccgctcctctccctctccccgccgccgcccccatcgccgccgccggagatagTGACG GAGAAGGATGCCAAGGCGGCGCCGCTGACGAAGGAGGAGGTCGGGCGGGCCACGTGGATGCTGCTCCACACCATTGCAGCGCAG TTCCCTGATGAACCAACGAGGCAGCAAAAACGAGATGCGAAGGAGCTG ATGCATATAATCTCGAGAATATATCCTTGCAAAGAATGTGCTGATCACTTCAAGGAAGTTTTGAa AGCAAACCCTGTTCAGGCAGGATCTCAGGCTGAATTCTCCCAGTGGTTATGTTATGTGCACAACGTGGTTAATCGGAG AATCATAGGAAAAATAAGGTCTCAGGGCCAAATGGAGGAAAATTGA
- the LOC120646932 gene encoding FAD-linked sulfhydryl oxidase ERV1-like isoform X1, producing MPLPGWNPLAPVLQTVAAFSRHLLIAPDAGPDDHRLRPLLSLSPPPPPSPPPEIVTEKDAKAAPLTKEEVGRATWMLLHTIAAQFPDEPTRQQKRDAKELMHIISRIYPCKECADHFKEVLKANPVQAGSQAEFSQWLCYVHNVVNRSLGKPIFPCQRVTARWGKLDCPERSCDLEGTNDIMPNR from the exons atgcCGCTGCCGGGGTGGAACCCGCTGGCGCCCGTCCTCCAGACCGTCGCCGCCTTCTCCCGCCATCTCCTCATCGCCCCGGACGCTGGCCCTGACGaccaccgcctccgcccgctcctctccctctccccgccgccgcccccatcgccgccgccggagatagTGACG GAGAAGGATGCCAAGGCGGCGCCGCTGACGAAGGAGGAGGTCGGGCGGGCCACGTGGATGCTGCTCCACACCATTGCAGCGCAG TTCCCTGATGAACCAACGAGGCAGCAAAAACGAGATGCGAAGGAGCTG ATGCATATAATCTCGAGAATATATCCTTGCAAAGAATGTGCTGATCACTTCAAGGAAGTTTTGAa AGCAAACCCTGTTCAGGCAGGATCTCAGGCTGAATTCTCCCAGTGGTTATGTTATGTGCACAACGTGGTTAATCGGAG CCTTGGAAAACCAATATTTCCCTGCCAAAGAGTAACTGCACGATGGGGTAAGCTGGATTGTCCTGAACGCTCGTGTGACCTAGAAGGCACCAACGACATCATGCCAAATCGATGA